From Cenarchaeum symbiont of Oopsacas minuta, one genomic window encodes:
- a CDS encoding preprotein translocase subunit SecY has protein sequence MTEGTATTYIRKLVSVAEPYLPQVPKPKKKLSLQMRLVWSALALLIYMVMSQTPLFGATTPEFDFLEFARVIFASQQGTLVELGIGPIVTSGLLMQLLRGSDILKFDFKKPNERAIFQTATKLVTYVVIVGESIVYGIAVYGPNITDPTILYILVGQLMAASVIIMFLDELIQKGWGLGSGISLFIMAGVAQQILWSMFSPLPAGDGGTVGIIPYIGQSILGGDLSNVFFRFNQLPSIFGLCITAGVLLILVYVQGMKVEIPLVSTKYRGFSAVYPIKLMYVSNIPVILASALTANAVFLGQLLWANFNLRNASPFMNIIGQFDPTSPSTPIGGIIYYITPPRGLDVAAQDPIRAVLYVLFMIGIVVIFGRLWVELGGLSPKSAAKNLLDADVQIPGFRRSKQPIEVLLNKYIPAVTIIGSIILGALAGFSDVLGVFGSGIGVLLMVDILINYYNQLVREQVEVVMPRLGALLGRK, from the coding sequence ATGACTGAAGGAACTGCTACTACCTATATACGCAAACTAGTCTCGGTAGCAGAACCGTATCTTCCACAGGTACCAAAGCCGAAAAAAAAACTCTCACTCCAGATGCGCCTTGTATGGTCTGCTCTTGCATTACTCATATACATGGTAATGAGTCAGACTCCGTTGTTTGGCGCAACAACGCCAGAATTTGACTTTTTAGAGTTTGCAAGAGTCATCTTTGCATCACAACAAGGCACACTTGTAGAGCTTGGTATAGGACCAATAGTAACATCTGGCCTGCTTATGCAACTTTTGAGGGGCTCGGATATACTAAAATTTGATTTTAAAAAACCAAATGAGAGGGCAATATTTCAGACTGCCACAAAACTGGTAACATATGTTGTCATAGTAGGTGAATCTATCGTATACGGCATAGCCGTATATGGTCCAAACATTACAGATCCGACCATTCTGTATATATTGGTAGGTCAACTGATGGCCGCCTCTGTCATAATCATGTTCCTTGACGAGCTTATCCAAAAAGGATGGGGTCTTGGAAGTGGAATAAGCTTGTTTATCATGGCTGGCGTAGCGCAGCAGATACTTTGGAGTATGTTCAGTCCACTACCTGCCGGAGATGGTGGGACAGTGGGAATAATTCCGTACATTGGACAGTCGATACTTGGAGGCGATCTCTCAAACGTATTTTTCAGATTTAACCAACTACCAAGCATATTTGGACTGTGTATTACAGCTGGTGTTTTGTTGATACTAGTATATGTACAGGGAATGAAAGTAGAGATACCACTCGTATCCACCAAATACAGAGGATTTTCAGCAGTGTATCCGATAAAACTAATGTACGTCTCAAATATACCTGTAATTTTAGCATCTGCGCTTACTGCAAACGCTGTCTTTTTGGGACAACTTTTGTGGGCAAACTTTAATCTGCGAAACGCTAGTCCGTTTATGAACATTATAGGACAGTTTGATCCTACTAGTCCGTCGACACCCATAGGTGGAATCATATATTATATCACTCCGCCGAGAGGATTGGACGTAGCTGCACAGGATCCAATACGTGCAGTTCTCTATGTACTCTTTATGATTGGCATAGTGGTAATCTTTGGTAGGCTTTGGGTGGAACTTGGAGGACTCTCGCCAAAGAGTGCGGCAAAAAACCTACTTGATGCAGATGTACAAATTCCAGGATTCAGACGCTCAAAACAACCAATAGAAGTTTTGTTGAACAAGTACATTCCAGCAGTTACTATAATTGGTTCAATTATACTTGGAGCCTTGGCAGGTTTCTCTGACGTGCTAGGAGTATTTGGTAGTGGCATTGGCGTACTCTTGATGGTTGATATATTGATCAATTACTACAACCAGCTTGTGAGAGAGCAAGTGGAAGTGGTCATGCCTAGGTTAGGTGCACTGCTTGGCAGAAAATAA
- a CDS encoding ribosomal protein L15, protein MATRYRKTRKNRGSRTCGWGQVGQHRASGHRGGLGSSGMLKHHFSSMLRDDPDHFGHESTHTPRNLNLVKSWACVRDLDDIYAKIGKDKDGKKTIDLTAAGYDKLLGGGSTFGAYSVKVRRCTKSAKAKLEKIGGDVTVMPLAVPKEVSTKE, encoded by the coding sequence ATGGCTACTAGATATAGAAAAACTAGAAAGAATCGTGGTTCGCGTACGTGCGGCTGGGGACAGGTTGGACAACATCGTGCAAGCGGACATAGAGGCGGATTGGGATCTTCGGGAATGCTGAAACATCATTTTAGCTCAATGTTGCGTGATGATCCAGATCATTTTGGACATGAATCAACACACACGCCACGCAACCTTAATCTAGTAAAATCTTGGGCATGTGTGAGAGATCTTGATGATATATATGCAAAAATAGGAAAAGATAAAGACGGTAAAAAAACAATAGATCTGACCGCAGCCGGTTATGACAAGCTGTTGGGTGGAGGTTCTACTTTTGGTGCATATTCTGTAAAGGTGAGACGTTGTACAAAATCTGCCAAAGCAAAACTTGAAAAAATCGGTGGAGATGTAACAGTAATGCCTTTGGCTGTGCCCAAAGAGGTTTCGACCAAAGAATGA
- a CDS encoding ribosomal protein L30P — MNMAKSYLVVRIKGQVDVPYWARTTLELLRLDKKYRATILQTQVNTLGMLDKVKHYICWQEADVDITKQLLDKKGRKSGYRKIESADIVDMGFKDIDEMASSIAKGKVSMSKIKALKPWFALDPPRHGFKSSTKRLYTQKGILGHNKELTDIVRNMM; from the coding sequence GTGAATATGGCAAAATCATATCTTGTAGTACGAATAAAGGGTCAAGTTGACGTGCCATATTGGGCACGCACTACTTTGGAACTATTAAGATTAGACAAAAAATACCGTGCAACCATACTACAGACTCAAGTAAATACTCTTGGCATGCTAGACAAGGTAAAACACTATATTTGTTGGCAAGAGGCAGATGTTGATATTACCAAACAACTCTTGGATAAAAAAGGTCGAAAGTCAGGATACCGAAAGATTGAATCTGCAGATATAGTTGACATGGGATTCAAAGATATAGATGAGATGGCATCATCTATTGCAAAAGGTAAAGTTTCAATGTCAAAAATAAAGGCACTAAAGCCTTGGTTTGCATTGGATCCACCACGCCATGGATTCAAATCTAGTACAAAACGACTATACACACAAAAAGGTATACTTGGACACAACAAAGAATTGACTGATATAGTTAGGAATATGATGTAA
- a CDS encoding ribosomal protein S5, with protein MSYATQTKSKPPPRTNHSGPSDKVRKRREPRAEAPWIPKTILGKKVSSGEIDHIEPILESGARIQESGIIKKLLPDLKTEVIDVSMIQKMTANGQSTKFRAIVAAGNENGWLGIGQGKSKQIRIAIEKATNQAYINVSPIKLGCGSWECKCTQKHSVPFKVRGKGGSVVVEILPAPRGLGLVAGGKIRRLLELAGLKDAYTTAKGSTPTMNSTANAVLECLRQTFSQG; from the coding sequence TTGAGCTATGCAACTCAGACAAAAAGCAAGCCTCCTCCAAGGACAAATCATTCTGGTCCATCAGACAAGGTGCGCAAACGTCGTGAACCGCGTGCAGAAGCTCCATGGATACCTAAAACCATACTCGGAAAAAAAGTTTCATCTGGAGAGATTGACCATATTGAACCCATATTGGAGAGCGGTGCTCGCATACAAGAATCTGGAATTATCAAAAAACTTTTACCTGATTTGAAGACCGAGGTTATAGATGTGAGCATGATACAAAAAATGACAGCAAATGGTCAGTCTACAAAATTCCGTGCAATTGTTGCAGCCGGTAATGAGAACGGCTGGTTAGGAATAGGACAAGGCAAGTCAAAACAGATACGTATAGCGATAGAAAAGGCGACAAACCAAGCATACATCAATGTCAGTCCGATAAAGTTAGGATGCGGCAGCTGGGAATGTAAATGCACTCAAAAACACTCTGTACCATTCAAAGTGCGTGGCAAAGGAGGTAGTGTCGTAGTAGAAATACTTCCAGCACCACGTGGATTAGGTCTAGTAGCTGGAGGAAAGATACGTCGTCTATTAGAGCTTGCAGGATTAAAGGATGCATATACTACGGCAAAAGGCTCCACGCCTACCATGAACTCTACTGCAAATGCCGTACTTGAATGTTTGAGGCAAACGTTCAGTCAAGGTTGA
- a CDS encoding ribosomal protein L18P: MAYSKILRRQRAEKTNYKKRGIMLMGKRDFITVVITNENTQVQILTPNITGDKVIASAHSHYLTSKGWKGSRKSIPASYLIGYLAGKKAISKGAKSALMYSGTRRYTQRMAAALNGLVDAGLHVPANSETFPSKERIEGKFLTVKNDITSMKSTIDGDVK, encoded by the coding sequence ATGGCTTATTCTAAGATACTTAGACGACAGAGGGCAGAAAAAACCAACTATAAAAAGCGAGGTATAATGCTTATGGGAAAACGTGACTTTATCACAGTTGTAATCACAAACGAAAATACCCAAGTACAAATTTTGACCCCAAACATAACTGGAGACAAGGTAATTGCTTCGGCACATTCACATTATCTTACATCAAAAGGCTGGAAAGGATCACGCAAAAGTATACCTGCTTCATATCTAATCGGATATCTTGCTGGAAAAAAAGCCATATCAAAAGGAGCAAAATCTGCCTTGATGTATAGTGGCACACGTAGATACACCCAAAGGATGGCTGCTGCACTAAATGGTCTAGTCGATGCTGGCCTACATGTTCCGGCAAACTCAGAGACGTTTCCATCAAAAGAACGCATAGAGGGGAAATTTCTTACCGTAAAAAACGACATTACTAGCATGAAATCTACAATTGACGGAGATGTAAAATAA
- a CDS encoding ornithine carbamoyltransferase: MTKKDFLTFDELSAKETMGIISLASSLKKRRAMTSMPLKGKTLAMIFEKPSTRTRVSFEVGMYQLGGNSVILSSDSMQLSRGESHADTARTLSRYADILMARVFDHRTVVELAKYSSIPVINGLSNSFHPCQILADLLTVHEKKKKLDGLKVAWIGDGNNVCNSWLYGCAKTGMKITVASPKGYAPDANVVRDASKSTTVNIMTDPAKAVKDADVVVTDTFTSIHDQNSSKKTKAFVPKYRVGRSLMSKASKDAIFMHCLPAKRGREVEALVIDGKRSVVWDETENRLHTQKALLLYLTGASAI; this comes from the coding sequence ATGACAAAAAAAGACTTTCTTACATTTGATGAACTATCTGCAAAAGAGACTATGGGAATAATCTCATTAGCATCTAGTCTAAAAAAACGCCGTGCCATGACTAGTATGCCATTAAAGGGAAAAACATTGGCAATGATATTTGAAAAACCATCAACTCGTACAAGGGTCAGTTTTGAAGTTGGAATGTACCAACTAGGAGGAAATTCTGTTATCCTCTCTTCAGATTCCATGCAACTATCGCGCGGTGAATCGCACGCGGATACGGCAAGGACATTATCAAGATATGCTGATATACTAATGGCTAGAGTATTTGATCATCGTACAGTGGTTGAACTAGCAAAATATTCATCTATACCAGTAATAAACGGACTCTCAAACTCTTTTCATCCATGTCAAATATTGGCAGATCTGCTCACAGTACATGAAAAAAAGAAGAAACTAGATGGACTAAAAGTGGCTTGGATTGGAGATGGAAACAATGTGTGTAACTCTTGGCTATATGGATGTGCAAAAACAGGCATGAAAATTACAGTTGCTTCACCAAAAGGATATGCGCCTGACGCAAACGTCGTACGCGATGCTTCAAAATCAACAACAGTCAACATAATGACAGATCCAGCAAAGGCAGTAAAAGATGCTGACGTTGTAGTCACCGACACATTTACCTCCATACATGATCAAAATTCGTCAAAGAAAACAAAGGCATTTGTTCCAAAATACAGGGTTGGAAGATCATTGATGTCAAAAGCCTCAAAAGATGCAATATTCATGCACTGTCTTCCAGCAAAGCGTGGAAGGGAGGTTGAAGCTCTTGTCATAGATGGCAAAAGATCCGTAGTATGGGATGAGACTGAAAACAGATTGCATACTCAAAAAGCTCTACTGTTGTATCTAACTGGCGCCTCTGCCATCTAA
- a CDS encoding signal recognition particle-docking protein, whose protein sequence is MFEKLKSAFATAVKSLGERELKEQDVDSAISDLEFALMDADVAVEAVELIKSRLQESMIGSNVEKKHMIEHIRKGLVTTVSEMFDNAGTCELVANIEKKRDKFQEPYLVLFLGINGTGKTTTLSKMAHMLKEQKISVVIAAADTFRAGAIEQIREHTNRLGVKLVAQNYGSDPAAVARDAVLYAKSHKVDCVLIDTAGRMQTSQNLMAQIEKITNVVKPDFKIFVGDSLAGNDTINQAREFYKYTNFDASILTKTDADSRGGAALSIIAATSTPIMYIGTGQEYEDLEPFNKNVFVKSVFGDTLTQTLKEKKPVLENLDTKSESIPNSKIQTKTQISETIQSTMESKLKSDADQKKQTDGHDPFEGITDDDIKTYSDLYDETPPENDTDAAYMAEKIRDWIKKGKPDIHKTKKHSMFGWRKK, encoded by the coding sequence ATGTTTGAAAAACTAAAATCTGCATTTGCTACGGCAGTTAAAAGTTTAGGGGAGCGAGAATTAAAAGAGCAGGATGTAGATTCTGCTATATCTGATCTAGAGTTTGCCTTGATGGATGCAGATGTTGCAGTGGAAGCTGTAGAATTAATAAAATCAAGATTACAAGAATCCATGATCGGATCTAATGTGGAAAAAAAACACATGATCGAACACATTCGTAAAGGACTTGTAACGACCGTATCAGAGATGTTTGATAATGCTGGAACATGCGAGCTAGTTGCAAACATTGAAAAAAAACGTGATAAATTTCAAGAGCCATATCTTGTATTATTTTTAGGAATAAATGGAACTGGTAAAACTACCACGCTCTCAAAGATGGCACATATGCTAAAAGAACAAAAAATCTCCGTCGTCATAGCTGCAGCTGATACGTTTAGAGCTGGGGCGATAGAGCAGATACGTGAACACACAAACCGTCTTGGAGTGAAACTCGTGGCACAAAACTATGGGTCCGATCCGGCTGCAGTAGCACGAGATGCTGTTTTGTATGCAAAATCCCACAAAGTGGACTGCGTACTGATAGATACTGCAGGGCGTATGCAGACAAGCCAAAACCTTATGGCACAGATTGAAAAAATAACAAATGTGGTAAAACCTGATTTTAAAATATTCGTAGGAGATTCGTTGGCAGGCAACGATACAATAAATCAAGCTCGAGAGTTTTACAAGTATACAAATTTTGACGCTTCCATACTTACAAAGACCGACGCAGATTCACGTGGTGGAGCTGCACTATCAATTATAGCAGCAACCTCTACACCAATTATGTATATTGGAACAGGTCAAGAGTATGAAGACCTTGAACCATTTAACAAGAACGTATTTGTAAAATCTGTCTTTGGTGATACCTTGACACAGACTCTAAAAGAGAAAAAACCGGTTTTGGAAAATTTAGATACAAAATCTGAATCTATACCAAACTCAAAAATTCAAACTAAAACACAAATCTCAGAGACGATACAATCTACCATGGAATCAAAACTTAAATCTGATGCAGATCAGAAAAAACAAACTGACGGTCATGATCCGTTTGAAGGGATAACAGACGATGATATTAAAACATATTCAGATCTATACGATGAAACTCCACCAGAGAACGATACAGATGCTGCATATATGGCAGAGAAGATACGAGATTGGATAAAAAAAGGCAAGCCCGATATACATAAAACTAAAAAACACTCGATGTTTGGTTGGCGTAAGAAATGA